Proteins from a single region of Gordonia hongkongensis:
- a CDS encoding DegT/DnrJ/EryC1/StrS family aminotransferase — protein MTTSMDRATSTVPVYRPYLGEDVQQAAVDALAAGWLGMGALSKQFEEEVGTYLGASERTVVSTNSCTEALHLAARLIGLGPSDEVICPSFTYVAGHQALTRTGAEVVFCDVEPRYLNIDPQRVRELITPRTKAILVVDYLGFPCDLDELMAIAREHGLRVIEDAAHAFGSVRAGRRVGSHGDITCFSFGPVKMITTLEGGAIVTSDPADLQVLRELRHLGIDSDTDARYRNQRNWDFDVVRQGYRCHLGSVPAAIGLSQLARVDEFIANRQRYCRFYDSAFSDIPELELFDTDWSDVAPYIYVIRTGGRAERAQLVEHLKSAGVATGIHFQGAHEFSYYRNSRRGDLSVTQAAADRVLTLPLHSYMSEADLDRVVSAVTSFYRPAIGSGRATDG, from the coding sequence ATGACGACCTCGATGGATCGAGCCACCTCGACGGTGCCCGTCTACCGCCCCTACCTGGGCGAGGATGTCCAGCAGGCTGCAGTCGATGCCCTCGCGGCCGGATGGCTGGGCATGGGTGCACTCAGCAAGCAGTTCGAGGAGGAGGTCGGAACCTACCTCGGCGCATCCGAAAGAACTGTCGTGTCGACGAATTCGTGTACCGAAGCGCTTCATCTGGCGGCCCGGCTGATCGGACTCGGCCCGTCCGATGAAGTGATCTGCCCGTCGTTCACCTACGTCGCGGGTCATCAGGCGTTGACACGAACCGGGGCTGAGGTCGTCTTCTGTGACGTCGAACCGCGGTACCTCAACATCGACCCGCAGCGTGTGCGCGAGCTGATCACGCCTCGCACCAAGGCGATTCTGGTGGTCGACTATCTCGGCTTCCCGTGCGATCTCGACGAGCTCATGGCCATCGCGCGCGAGCACGGGTTGCGGGTGATCGAGGACGCCGCCCACGCCTTCGGCAGCGTCCGGGCTGGACGCCGCGTCGGATCACACGGTGACATCACATGTTTCAGCTTCGGACCGGTGAAAATGATCACGACGCTCGAGGGTGGGGCGATCGTCACCTCCGATCCCGCTGATCTGCAGGTGCTTCGGGAACTTCGGCATCTCGGCATCGACTCCGACACCGACGCGCGATATCGGAACCAGCGCAACTGGGACTTCGACGTCGTCCGGCAGGGCTACCGGTGCCACCTGGGCTCGGTGCCCGCCGCGATCGGACTGTCGCAATTGGCCAGGGTCGACGAGTTCATCGCCAATCGCCAACGCTACTGTCGGTTCTACGATTCGGCATTCTCCGACATCCCCGAGCTCGAGCTATTCGACACGGACTGGTCTGACGTAGCTCCGTACATCTATGTGATCAGGACCGGCGGTCGCGCCGAACGCGCCCAGTTGGTCGAACACCTCAAGTCCGCAGGAGTCGCCACCGGAATTCACTTCCAGGGTGCGCATGAGTTCAGTTACTACCGGAACAGCCGACGCGGTGACCTGTCCGTGACCCAGGCCGCTGCCGACCGTGTTCTGACCCTTCCGCTGCACTCGTACATGAGCGAAGCGGATCTCGACCGGGTCGTCTCCGCGGTGACATCCTTCTACCGTCCCGCCATCGGTTCGGGGCGGGCCACGGACGGATAG
- a CDS encoding glycoside hydrolase family 16 protein, which translates to MTRARGGWFRTFLQLLTVVLLAPIVGCGMTPARGFPRGDLPGWKQVFFDDFDRDAQVGSWANECSPYDVVYTGAEGQQWLTYPRCFPDTFDRRPYRADEVLSVDNGYLVFDLHNVDGVPAGASASPILDTGSQYQTYGRYSVRMRVDTPDLDEYYVAWLLWPQSEQWPRDGELDFPEGWLSRTVGGWQHFAGEGSCDGCKIPSRDIGARFTDWHTYTIEWSPGRVRYLLDDTVVLDSTQWVPTTPMRWQLQTETRGDGNNRGRVLVDWAAVWSYEE; encoded by the coding sequence ATGACGCGTGCGCGAGGTGGTTGGTTCCGTACATTCCTGCAACTGCTGACGGTGGTTCTCCTCGCCCCGATCGTCGGATGTGGGATGACACCGGCGCGGGGGTTTCCTCGCGGGGACCTCCCCGGCTGGAAGCAGGTGTTCTTCGACGACTTCGATCGTGATGCGCAGGTGGGGAGTTGGGCGAACGAGTGCTCCCCGTACGACGTCGTGTACACCGGCGCGGAAGGTCAGCAGTGGTTGACCTATCCGCGGTGTTTCCCGGACACCTTCGACCGTCGGCCGTATCGAGCGGACGAGGTACTGAGTGTGGACAACGGGTACCTCGTCTTCGATCTGCACAACGTCGACGGGGTTCCGGCTGGGGCGAGTGCATCACCGATACTCGACACCGGTAGCCAATACCAGACCTACGGGCGTTACTCGGTCCGGATGCGGGTCGACACGCCAGACCTCGACGAGTACTACGTCGCATGGCTCCTGTGGCCGCAATCGGAACAGTGGCCGCGGGACGGCGAACTCGACTTTCCCGAAGGCTGGCTGTCGAGAACCGTTGGTGGATGGCAACATTTCGCGGGCGAGGGTTCCTGCGACGGGTGCAAGATCCCGTCCCGGGACATCGGGGCGCGCTTCACCGACTGGCACACCTACACCATCGAATGGTCGCCGGGGCGTGTGCGGTACCTGCTCGACGACACCGTGGTCCTGGACAGCACGCAGTGGGTCCCGACGACACCGATGCGCTGGCAACTGCAGACCGAGACCCGGGGCGACGGGAACAACCGCGGCCGGGTTCTCGTGGACTGGGCTGCGGTGTGGTCGTACGAGGAATGA
- a CDS encoding glycosyltransferase family 2 protein, giving the protein MGNSDIGKLSVVICAYTTDRWADLIRSVDAAERELTDDDELIVVIDHNDELFDLARREFASSLKPLIWVVANDEKRGLSGARNCGTRLASGQVVGFVDDDAAVEPEWRRRLSEQFTDSDVAAVGGYAEPVWPGGRPRWFPRECDWTVGCSYAGLPTAPAPVRNLMGCNMAFRRRTLLDVGGFDTDLGRVGTLPVGCEETELCIRIARSDPAAKIIFDPDVRVRHHVSRNRTHVRYVLRRSFGEGVSKRQISGLVGAADATSSERSYLARTVPAAVLHYLRDSVTAEKRRTDPGGLGRCTVLAGTVVAAGLGYLFAMLTEARSALSPQT; this is encoded by the coding sequence ATGGGAAATAGTGACATCGGCAAGTTGTCGGTGGTGATCTGTGCCTACACCACCGACCGATGGGCTGACCTGATCCGATCGGTCGACGCCGCCGAACGCGAACTGACCGACGACGATGAACTGATCGTGGTGATCGACCACAACGACGAGCTGTTCGACCTGGCGAGGCGGGAGTTCGCCTCGTCGCTCAAGCCGCTGATCTGGGTGGTGGCCAACGACGAGAAGCGCGGTCTCTCCGGTGCCCGCAACTGCGGCACCCGTCTCGCGTCCGGTCAGGTCGTCGGGTTCGTCGATGACGATGCTGCCGTCGAACCCGAATGGCGCCGGCGACTTTCCGAGCAGTTCACCGACTCCGATGTAGCGGCGGTGGGCGGATACGCGGAGCCGGTGTGGCCCGGCGGCCGACCCCGTTGGTTTCCCCGGGAATGTGACTGGACAGTGGGATGCAGTTACGCGGGTTTGCCGACCGCGCCGGCGCCGGTCCGCAACCTGATGGGGTGCAACATGGCGTTCCGTCGCCGGACCCTGCTCGACGTCGGGGGATTCGACACCGACCTCGGACGGGTGGGCACGCTTCCGGTGGGCTGCGAAGAGACCGAGTTGTGCATCCGGATCGCCCGATCTGACCCGGCCGCGAAGATCATCTTCGACCCGGATGTCCGTGTGCGACACCATGTGAGCCGGAACAGGACACACGTCCGGTACGTCTTGCGGAGGTCGTTCGGCGAGGGCGTCTCCAAACGACAGATCAGTGGCCTCGTCGGGGCAGCGGACGCCACGAGCTCGGAGCGTTCGTATCTCGCCAGGACGGTCCCGGCGGCCGTCCTGCATTACCTTCGTGACAGTGTGACGGCCGAGAAGCGCCGGACGGATCCCGGAGGACTCGGACGTTGCACCGTTCTCGCCGGGACCGTCGTCGCAGCAGGTCTGGGCTACCTCTTCGCGATGCTGACCGAGGCGCGAAGCGCGTTGAGTCCTCAGACATGA
- a CDS encoding lipopolysaccharide biosynthesis protein, with the protein MSIVSRPVMLGSRAMTVDSVAVVASFFVTAGAGMLFWVVSARVIPPHALGIQTALLSLVTTVGTITAYGVGSAYKAMLSTPDCPRRERLLEGLLITIGSAAVFGVMGGMIAGDMLENRVATVVLVACGSVVMALFVLKDAALIGLHASRWLPIVNVAAVVLKVALVCVLASVVGLAAVWATIVPALLGACVVFVVLVPRILRRPENRTSPHRVVVVDRAQMPMFALRDGIGSATSFGLILVLPFLTTLVAGPVAGATLALALAVAQVLDFVPDGIGAALTAHLARDPAALAGQIRRIWAISQCLVVVGAGVLIAASPLVGKIFGPAYSGSEFTTSLCLLAAASVLRVPYSIWMSVLRAELDTKTILRGNTVVFVITFPVTLVLAGTWGSIGAGSGLLVSSLLLGAVGTWDLRRRWLSNAKGHRKLVW; encoded by the coding sequence ATGAGCATCGTGAGCAGGCCGGTGATGCTCGGCTCGAGGGCGATGACGGTGGACTCCGTTGCCGTGGTGGCGAGCTTCTTCGTCACGGCTGGGGCGGGAATGCTCTTCTGGGTGGTCTCGGCCCGGGTCATCCCTCCACATGCGCTCGGCATCCAGACCGCGCTGTTGTCACTTGTCACGACGGTCGGCACCATCACCGCGTACGGGGTGGGAAGTGCCTACAAGGCGATGCTGTCGACGCCCGACTGCCCACGTCGCGAACGGTTGCTCGAGGGCCTGCTCATCACCATCGGCTCGGCCGCCGTCTTCGGCGTGATGGGCGGGATGATCGCGGGCGACATGCTCGAGAACCGGGTGGCGACCGTCGTGCTGGTGGCCTGCGGGTCCGTCGTCATGGCGCTTTTCGTACTCAAGGACGCCGCTCTGATCGGACTGCACGCCTCGCGCTGGCTTCCGATCGTCAATGTGGCCGCCGTGGTTCTGAAAGTGGCCCTCGTCTGCGTGTTGGCGAGTGTCGTGGGGCTCGCTGCGGTGTGGGCCACGATCGTGCCCGCCCTGCTCGGGGCGTGCGTGGTGTTCGTCGTCCTCGTGCCGCGGATTCTGCGGCGCCCCGAGAACCGCACAAGCCCGCACCGTGTCGTGGTGGTGGATCGCGCCCAGATGCCGATGTTCGCTCTGCGCGATGGCATCGGAAGCGCGACCTCGTTCGGACTCATCCTCGTGCTGCCGTTCCTCACCACGCTCGTCGCCGGACCGGTTGCGGGTGCGACTCTGGCCTTGGCGCTCGCGGTGGCACAGGTGCTCGACTTCGTGCCGGATGGCATCGGAGCAGCACTCACCGCGCATCTCGCGCGCGATCCGGCGGCACTGGCCGGGCAGATCCGTCGAATCTGGGCCATCTCGCAATGTCTGGTCGTCGTCGGAGCAGGGGTTCTGATCGCAGCCTCGCCGCTCGTCGGGAAGATCTTCGGCCCGGCCTACTCGGGCTCGGAGTTCACGACGTCGTTGTGCCTGCTCGCGGCCGCCTCGGTCCTGCGCGTCCCGTATTCGATCTGGATGTCAGTACTCCGGGCGGAGTTGGACACCAAGACGATCCTGCGAGGCAACACGGTGGTGTTCGTCATCACCTTTCCGGTCACCCTCGTGCTGGCGGGCACCTGGGGCAGCATCGGTGCGGGCTCGGGTTTGCTCGTCAGCTCGCTCCTGCTGGGCGCTGTCGGCACCTGGGACCTGAGACGACGATGGTTGTCGAACGCAAAGGGTCACCGCAAGCTCGTCTGGTAG
- a CDS encoding SDR family oxidoreductase, whose amino-acid sequence MDVAGKVAIVTGGGGGIGAAIAHALVDAGARVVVTDLDESGARAVAEELGDSATALAGDASSDEHIDAAVRLAENTFGPVDLYFANAGVGLGGGVDTEEDVWDLAFDVNLRAHIRAARRLIPDWVERGSGYFVSTASAAGLLTQIGNAPYSVTKHAAVGFAEWLNITHGDAGVRVSCLCPMGVDTKLLRPDGDSATTEQRLMQRAVESAGAVLTPGTVAAIVLEAVADERFLILPHPEVLDMYRQKGADYDRWLRGMRRYQTSLR is encoded by the coding sequence ATGGACGTCGCAGGCAAGGTTGCCATCGTCACGGGTGGCGGTGGAGGTATCGGCGCGGCCATCGCGCATGCCCTGGTCGATGCGGGCGCGCGGGTCGTCGTCACGGATCTCGACGAGTCCGGTGCCCGGGCCGTCGCCGAGGAGCTGGGCGATTCGGCTACCGCGCTCGCCGGTGATGCCTCGTCCGACGAACACATCGACGCCGCGGTCCGGTTGGCGGAGAACACCTTCGGTCCGGTCGACCTCTACTTCGCCAACGCCGGGGTCGGACTGGGCGGCGGTGTCGACACCGAGGAGGACGTGTGGGATCTCGCCTTCGACGTCAACCTCCGCGCCCACATACGAGCTGCTCGACGCCTCATCCCGGACTGGGTGGAACGAGGCAGCGGCTACTTCGTCAGCACGGCGTCGGCCGCGGGTCTGCTCACCCAGATCGGCAACGCGCCGTACTCGGTCACCAAACATGCCGCGGTCGGCTTCGCGGAATGGCTCAACATCACCCACGGCGACGCCGGAGTCCGGGTCAGCTGCCTCTGCCCGATGGGTGTCGACACCAAACTGCTACGGCCCGACGGTGATTCCGCCACCACCGAACAGCGGTTGATGCAGCGGGCGGTCGAGAGCGCCGGCGCGGTACTCACCCCCGGGACGGTGGCCGCGATCGTCCTGGAGGCCGTCGCCGACGAACGCTTCCTCATCCTCCCGCACCCGGAGGTCCTCGACATGTACCGCCAGAAGGGCGCCGACTACGACCGGTGGCTGCGTGGGATGCGCCGCTACCAGACGAGCTTGCGGTGA
- a CDS encoding dihydrofolate reductase family protein yields MGKIHVHEFITLDGSYEDPSFTMPYGFPDALGETLSSFMNDCTGILLGRNTFEMFGPAWSDRTVDDDPGAPFFNGTTEYVVSSTLDEATGWQNSEVIGAYDADRTRDLKKDRDLYISGSGTLVRALLRDKLIDELHLLVYPVVLGSGARLFDGLADLPLTLVGTDVFDNGVVHLSYSSTD; encoded by the coding sequence ATGGGAAAGATCCACGTCCACGAGTTCATCACCCTCGACGGCAGCTACGAGGACCCGAGTTTCACGATGCCGTACGGTTTCCCCGACGCGCTCGGCGAGACACTCAGTTCGTTCATGAACGACTGCACCGGAATCCTGCTCGGACGCAACACCTTCGAGATGTTCGGCCCGGCATGGTCGGACCGGACCGTCGACGACGATCCCGGCGCCCCGTTCTTCAACGGCACCACCGAATACGTGGTGTCCTCGACCCTCGACGAGGCGACCGGGTGGCAGAACTCCGAGGTCATCGGGGCCTACGACGCGGACCGGACCCGCGACCTCAAGAAGGACCGTGACCTCTACATCAGCGGCAGTGGCACCCTCGTGCGGGCGCTGCTGCGCGACAAGCTGATCGACGAGTTGCACCTGCTGGTCTATCCGGTCGTCCTCGGCAGCGGTGCCCGCCTGTTCGACGGTCTGGCCGACCTGCCGCTCACGCTCGTCGGCACCGACGTCTTCGACAACGGCGTCGTGCACCTGTCGTACAGCTCCACCGACTGA
- a CDS encoding TY-Chap domain-containing protein — MSPDFDADLEAAWRDFADTLAVRVPRLLPGQTLSIVEAAAGGWRRRMTFAVAGSRESADRLRCTISAGDLTWTDKDRWMRQATYIVDRGWCRLEGRSAFCFEADAVRSGDLAGAAVRALREVWGVIHPSFVSIGDPSFARHHSPADGIDADETDAGRPVDSDRAGSTDADTLRFTAPARFLDAPVEGGVVPQSKDHLVELARAAMSAAGRPAVVSPRKAIFLRSTGTSLLRPTRDARSLEIVTILSSSVPAPSLLGMVVAEFSPRWPEVALVVRNGLVFAQRRIDVAVFSPANLDAALRRWDDFARSARGEMIRRLESGPKLEHRRRGDRLPVALQGLLRVNQKLDNKLSPTTVLAMCRQDRERVHEFFDICAAEMREWMDNLTTARKAELGDEEIALCEAEHQAYARVARLLLTAMDLAGGSPGV, encoded by the coding sequence ATGTCCCCCGATTTCGACGCCGACCTCGAGGCGGCCTGGCGGGACTTCGCCGACACTCTCGCGGTTCGGGTGCCACGTCTCCTGCCGGGTCAGACGCTGTCGATCGTCGAGGCGGCCGCCGGCGGATGGCGACGACGGATGACCTTCGCGGTGGCCGGGAGTCGAGAGTCGGCGGACCGCCTGCGCTGCACCATCTCGGCGGGGGACCTCACCTGGACCGACAAGGACCGGTGGATGCGCCAGGCCACCTACATCGTCGACCGAGGCTGGTGCCGGCTCGAGGGTCGCAGCGCCTTCTGCTTCGAAGCCGATGCCGTTCGGTCCGGCGACCTCGCCGGCGCCGCCGTGCGGGCGTTGCGCGAGGTGTGGGGTGTCATCCACCCGTCGTTCGTGAGCATCGGCGACCCGTCCTTCGCCCGACACCACTCCCCGGCTGACGGTATCGACGCCGACGAGACCGACGCCGGCCGGCCGGTCGACTCGGATCGAGCCGGCAGCACGGACGCCGACACCCTGCGCTTCACCGCCCCGGCCCGTTTCCTCGACGCCCCCGTCGAGGGCGGGGTGGTGCCGCAGTCGAAAGACCATCTCGTGGAACTGGCCCGCGCCGCGATGAGCGCGGCCGGACGTCCCGCCGTGGTGAGCCCACGCAAGGCCATCTTCCTGCGGTCGACGGGCACCTCACTGCTCCGGCCGACCCGAGACGCCCGCTCCCTGGAGATCGTGACCATCCTCAGCTCGTCGGTGCCCGCACCCTCGCTGCTCGGAATGGTCGTCGCCGAGTTCTCGCCGCGGTGGCCCGAAGTCGCGCTGGTCGTACGCAACGGGCTCGTCTTCGCCCAGCGCCGCATCGACGTCGCGGTCTTCAGTCCGGCCAATCTCGATGCCGCACTCCGACGCTGGGACGACTTCGCCCGGTCGGCGCGCGGGGAGATGATCCGACGCCTCGAGAGCGGCCCCAAACTGGAGCACCGCCGCCGTGGCGATCGCCTTCCCGTGGCGCTGCAGGGGCTCCTACGGGTCAACCAGAAGCTCGACAACAAGCTCTCCCCGACGACCGTGCTGGCCATGTGCCGTCAGGACCGTGAGCGCGTCCACGAGTTCTTCGACATCTGCGCGGCCGAGATGCGGGAGTGGATGGACAATCTCACGACCGCCCGCAAGGCCGAACTCGGCGACGAGGAGATCGCGCTCTGCGAGGCCGAGCACCAGGCCTACGCCCGCGTCGCCCGGTTGCTCCTCACCGCGATGGACCTCGCCGGCGGGTCGCCGGGGGTGTGA